The Arthrobacter oryzae DNA window CCGGGACAAGGTCCATGAGCTGGTCACCGACGCCGTGAACTCCGGTGCGGTGGCCGTGGCCGGCGGCGGGCCGGTGGACGGGCCGGGCTATTTCTACCAGCCCACCATCCTCAAGGGCGTCACCGAGGGCACCCGCATCCTGTCCGAAGAGATCTTCGGGCCCGTGGCCCCGATCATCACCTTCGACAGCGAGGACGAGGCCGTCCGCCTGGCCAACAACACCGAATACGGCCTTGTGGCCTACGTCTTTACCCGCGACCTGAACCGCGGCATCCGGATGGGCGAACGCCTTGAGACCGGCATGCTGGGCCTGAACGCCGGTGTCGTGTCCAACGCGGCCGCCCCGTTCGGCGGCGTCAAGCAGTCCGGCCTGGGCCGTGAAGGCGGCCTCGAGGGTATCGAGGAATACCTCTACACCCAGTACATCGGTATCGCCGACCCCTACGCAGGCTAGCCCTGCCGCAGCCTCCGCAGGCCGTCGCGCACCGTCCGCCAGAACCGCGCGGCGGCCTGCGCCGTGATGGCGGCGCCCCGCGTTATGCCGCGGAACGGTGCGGAGGCGCTGCGCCCCCAGCGGTTCATGACCGACGGCGGCAGCCACTCAGCCCGTAACCGCCGGGCAGGCCGTGCGTGCCTCCGCAGGGATGCCTGGATCGCGGCGATCCTGTCCGCAGCGGACGGCCCCGAGGCCCCGGGAGGCACGCCGGACCCGGCGGCCGGCCGGCCATACTGCTGGCGTTCATAATCGGCGGTGAGTGACGCCACCGCGCTGGCGCCTGCGTCGTCCGGCCGGTCCGGTTCGCCAAGCGCACCCGAACCGCGAAGCCGGCTGGAGAAGTGCCGGGGAGTTTCACTGAGGCCGGGTGCCAGTCCATAGTCGGTGGCCAGGTCCCGCAGTTCGGCCCAGGCTGCGTCCGCCGTGTTGCCGCCGGCGTGTGGTGCGCCCCTGAGCCGCCGGGTCCGCAGGCCCGCGCGCAGCAGCCGTGGTGACGCAGCGATCAGGGCGAGGACCAGGATGCCTGCGCCTGCGTACAGCGGCATCGTCAGCGGATGCCCTGCTTCTCCCGCCGAGTCCAGTCCGGGCAACGGAGCCTGTGTGGCGCCCGGTGTTGCCGGCGGCGTGGCAGCGTTGGAGGGGACAAGGTCATCGTTGTTTTCGTTGGTGCTGGCACCACCCGGAGTGAAAGCCTGCGACGCGTAGTCCGGCACCACACCACGGGAAGGGGTGGGTTCAAAGGCAACCCAGCCGAGGCCCTGGAAGTAGAGCTCCGGCCACGCGTGCGCATCCCGGGAATCAACTTCGTATTCGGTCAGCGCGCCCTGACCGGGAACCGAAACCGTGGCACCTGTGGCCCGCCCCGGGGCGTACCCGACGGCAATGCGGCTGGGGATCCCTTCCAGCCGGGCCATGACCGCCATGGCCGACGCGAAATGGATGCAGTAGCCGCTCTTTTGAGTCAGGAAGTCCGCGAGGACGGAGAGCCCGTTGCCGTCGTAGCCGCCCTGGACCGGGGACTGAAGTGAGTACGTGAATTCGACCGAGCGCAGGTAGTTCTGGATGGCCATCGCCTTGGCATACGCGGTCCCGCTTCCCTCGGTCACGGTGTCGGCCGTGCTTCGCACAATGTCCGGAACGTTGTTGGGCGGCCGGATGAACTCCTCCGGGATCCCGCGTACGGGCGCCGAGGACCGGGACAGGAGCTCCGGCGTGAGTCGGGGGGAGGTGGACTGCACCAGGTACTGCTGGTTCCGCGAGTTCGTGTCCACTCCCTTGATGCTCAGCGTGGCCGGATCCCAGCTCCAGCGTCCATCCAGGCCGTTGACGGCATCCGGAGCGTACGGGACCGGCAGGTACGGGCTGGTGAAACGGCCGGTGTTGACTGCCGTCACCTGGCGTAGCTGCTCGTCAGCCAGGATCTCGTTTCCCGTGTCCATCCTCCCGACCCCCACCCGGCGGGAAGCGTCGCGGTCGTCCGGTGACCACGAGTCGCCGTCGAACCGGTCTACGGTGACGGACCGCAGGTACGGCGGCCTGCTGCCGCTGGTGGCATAGGTGATGCGCCCGTCACCGGTGGGGCTCCGCAAGCTGTTGCCCAGGCTGATCATGGGGTTCAGTCCGGTGGACGAACCCCACGGATTCAGCCGTGAACCTTGCGGGAAGGTGCCCTGGTCGAAGCCCGGAACGGCAAGGGGGAGGAGCAGCGTGATCACCAGAGCTATGCCGCCGGTGATGGCAGCGCGGCGGAACTGTCCCGGATTGCGGGCGGTGTCGGCCGGGGTGCGGTTGTCCGGGGCGAACCACTGGCTGCAGGCGAGGATCATCAGGTAGCCGGCCGCGGCAGCGGCGAATCCCCAGAGGCCCACGCTTTGCGGTTTGACCATGGCCGGCACCACCAGGATAGCCACGAGGCCCAGCCCGCTGGTTGCCGGCAGGGCCAATGGCACAGCGAGGGCATCAACCAGGATGACCACCAGCCCCAGGACCGCGCAGGTGACTAGGACTATGCCGGCGTTGGGCGCAACCGGGGAGCTTTCAGCCAGGACGGTCTCGCTGGCCCGCCGCAGGTACCTGCCGAGTTGCTCCATGGTGTCCCCGGACGGAATGAACCCGGCAATGCTGTACCTGCGGAAGAACGTGAAGGTCAGGATGAAAACGAGGGACGCGAAGCCGCCCAGCGCCACGAGGAACGGTTGCGCCCGCAGCCACCTCAGGGCCGCCATGGCCAGGGCAACAACGCAGACCGTGGTCAGCACCGGAGGGTACCAGGCCCATCCCCGCAGCACGCCGTTCAGGGAGAGGGCCGCGCCGGCGACAGCAAGGGCGACCGCGGCAGCCATGACCCACGGCTGCGCCCCGGCCCGACGCGACCGTGCGGCCGGAGTCTGTGACGGTGTAACGACTTCGGGTCTGCGGCCGGCCTCCTGGCCGGGACCGGAACGCCGTTGCGGGGTTAAGGTCATCGGGAATCTCCCGTTCCGCGGCGGACGTCTGCGGCGGCCGTGGCGGCGGCCGCATCGCGCTGGTCGAAAAAGGACCACGCCGCCGGCACTGATGTTCCGGGGGAAACGGCCACTGCCCGCCAGCCTCCCGACCTCAGCGATTCAACGGCATCCTGGCACTCGCCCGGATGGTCGGTGACGATCATCGCGAACGCGTTGGCCCCGAACCCGGCGGCGCCGGCCAGCGAGCGTGCCTCTGCCGCCTGCAGATGTCCCAGGATGGCCATGACGGGTCCGCGCTGGCGGTGTGCTGAGAGCTTGTCCATGAGCCGGTCATCGAAGGGGTGCGGCGCTGATTCGGCAGGCGCATGGTGGGCGGCATGGTGTGCGCCGGAGAGTTGAATCGCCGCCAGGCTCTCGGCGATGGACTGCAGGCCGGCGGACCCGGTGTATTCCTCGGCCTCAGGTTCGGGGGCCGAGGGCGAATGCAGGAACGCAGGCTCTCCTGCCGGATCGAGGAAGCGCAAGGCATAGTTCCGTTCCGCCAGGTGGGCGCTGACCGACATGGCGGCCGTTACCGCCCATTCGAAGGTATCGCTGGTCACCAGGTCGTGGCCGTCCTGGCCGGAGGTGGCGGAATAGGCGGCGCCCGGTCCGCGCGCAAACGCCGTCCACCGCTGGTCCAGGATGATGGTGGCCTCCGGAGTGGTCACGGATTCTTCCTGCCTCACCATCAGGGCGCCGTGCCTGGCCGTCGCGGCCCAGTGCACCCGCCGCATGGGGTCGCCATGGCGGTACTCGCGCGTCATGACGTCGTCGTCGCTGGGATTGGCCCGGATCCGCGTGGCGGTGACGCCGTCGTTGCCGCGGGCGCCGGCCAGTCCCGTCGCGGGGAGTTCGACGGCGGCGGGCGTCACCGTGAGCGTGTCGCCGTCGTCGATCGCGTGGCGGTGCAGCGAGAGGCCGAAGGGGTCGGTGAACTCCGCGGTCACCGGTCCGATAACAAACTGCCCCCGTTTCCCGGAACGGAGGTGGTACTCATAGCGGCTGGTCCCGCCGACGGCCGAGCGGGACGGAAACCTGA harbors:
- a CDS encoding transglutaminaseTgpA domain-containing protein, which produces MTLTPQRRSGPGQEAGRRPEVVTPSQTPAARSRRAGAQPWVMAAAVALAVAGAALSLNGVLRGWAWYPPVLTTVCVVALAMAALRWLRAQPFLVALGGFASLVFILTFTFFRRYSIAGFIPSGDTMEQLGRYLRRASETVLAESSPVAPNAGIVLVTCAVLGLVVILVDALAVPLALPATSGLGLVAILVVPAMVKPQSVGLWGFAAAAAGYLMILACSQWFAPDNRTPADTARNPGQFRRAAITGGIALVITLLLPLAVPGFDQGTFPQGSRLNPWGSSTGLNPMISLGNSLRSPTGDGRITYATSGSRPPYLRSVTVDRFDGDSWSPDDRDASRRVGVGRMDTGNEILADEQLRQVTAVNTGRFTSPYLPVPYAPDAVNGLDGRWSWDPATLSIKGVDTNSRNQQYLVQSTSPRLTPELLSRSSAPVRGIPEEFIRPPNNVPDIVRSTADTVTEGSGTAYAKAMAIQNYLRSVEFTYSLQSPVQGGYDGNGLSVLADFLTQKSGYCIHFASAMAVMARLEGIPSRIAVGYAPGRATGATVSVPGQGALTEYEVDSRDAHAWPELYFQGLGWVAFEPTPSRGVVPDYASQAFTPGGASTNENNDDLVPSNAATPPATPGATQAPLPGLDSAGEAGHPLTMPLYAGAGILVLALIAASPRLLRAGLRTRRLRGAPHAGGNTADAAWAELRDLATDYGLAPGLSETPRHFSSRLRGSGALGEPDRPDDAGASAVASLTADYERQQYGRPAAGSGVPPGASGPSAADRIAAIQASLRRHARPARRLRAEWLPPSVMNRWGRSASAPFRGITRGAAITAQAAARFWRTVRDGLRRLRQG
- a CDS encoding DUF58 domain-containing protein, with protein sequence MALTDRLPGHLFSTRGWGMLAAGVVSLLAAQVMGRRDMLTLGVLLIVLPLVSLAGIRILKPRFKVYREFNPASVETSSTTTVRLAVARTGVAAGQVVMEERLPSRFGESPAFRFPSRSAVGGTSRYEYHLRSGKRGQFVIGPVTAEFTDPFGLSLHRHAIDDGDTLTVTPAAVELPATGLAGARGNDGVTATRIRANPSDDDVMTREYRHGDPMRRVHWAATARHGALMVRQEESVTTPEATIILDQRWTAFARGPGAAYSATSGQDGHDLVTSDTFEWAVTAAMSVSAHLAERNYALRFLDPAGEPAFLHSPSAPEPEAEEYTGSAGLQSIAESLAAIQLSGAHHAAHHAPAESAPHPFDDRLMDKLSAHRQRGPVMAILGHLQAAEARSLAGAAGFGANAFAMIVTDHPGECQDAVESLRSGGWRAVAVSPGTSVPAAWSFFDQRDAAAATAAADVRRGTGDSR